aggcaattttCCTGGCCaacctctttcccttcgcgaacgcgaggcttcaatcgcgaacgcgaagctttgcacctcgacccttcgcgaacgcattccctctgtcgcgaacgcgaagaacaaaacgtgccagcccaatttgctcttcgcgttcgcgagagtaccttcgcgaacgcgaagaagaacacaccagaagcgtGAAGTCTGAAGcaaaccagatttttctaagtccgaaatcatcccgtagcctatctgaaactcacccgaaccctcggggctcgaaaccaaacatgcacccaaatcttaaaatatgatatgaacttgctcgcgcgatcaaattgccaaaataacacctaaaactatgaattgaaccccaaatcgaatgaaatttttaaaaaaactttaaaatttatattttcacaaccggacgttcaaatcacgtcaaatcaactctgattctcaccaaattcggcagacaagtcataaatattatagtggacctatgcTGGACTCTGAatccaaaatacgaacccggtgtcaataaatccaacatcagtaaattcttaaaaattattaagcttttaaACTTTTATtctttcatcaaaatttcatatctctggttagggacctcggaattcgatttcagacatatgcccaagtccaaatcacgatacggacttaccggaactgtcaaaatactgatccgagtctgtttgctcaaaatgttaaccaaagtcaactcagttgtatTTTAAACCTCTATTTcgcattttaatctattttttacataaaaactttccgaaatattttacggactgcgcatgtaagtcgaggagtgataaatagtactttttgaggttttaaaatacagaattaattattaaatttaaagataacattttgagtcatcacatgtGGGAAGAAAATTAAATTTAGGCCAAGAATCGAAATTGTTCAAGCATTACTATTCATGAAGATAACTGAAGTTTTCCTTCTTCATCAACGTAACGTAAGAATTCTCTCCCGCTTTGTTCTTGATAAATCATATATTCATAAATTTATgctaaataaaattataatataaaatattttatatttttgccTAATAAAGGAGtttgaaatcaattaaaatttaatGATCTATTGGATAAACTTTGCCCTTTCATTATTGCATTAAGATTATAAACTATAATTTATTTTCATATCATATTTATAGGCTCAAAACCAATGGTGATAGCAAATTAGTCTAGAGTGCATATTTGTCTTTTAAATACGTTTTTGTAGTATCTGCATTAAGCATGGAGGTTCATTCGacaattttgaagaaaatttgaatcattctttttctctttattatGATCTTACCACTTGCAATCAATTGCAGTGCATTAATTTTAGTGTAGGACCTAATAACGTCGAACTACATTTTATGCTCCTAGCTAAAATCTGTTTTTACTATTCAAACTAATGTTTGAAATTAACTattaatttatattttctttgaatATTTTTTCTCGAATTTTGGCTACTAATCTTTGCGTTATATGTCTATGCGTAGTTTCACTATATGTAGTTCATTGAAATTATATATtcttcatttatattttttttatgtagaTTTACTCTTTTGAGTTTTTTTGTTCCTTTTACAaccttaaattattaattatatttaaatacgTTGATTAGCTTAAAAACTTTTTTCATAGTTCTTTGATTAAATATTTTACTTGGTAAGTTATTATTATTGTAAATTAATATGCATCCAAATGGTTAAATGATAAAGAGTCATCATTTTTCTTTCAGTATCAAATACATAATTTGAAATTTTTAGGACCGACGACATCGTTTACGAAAGAGAAATTGGGTTAGATTCAATATTATACTAATATATTACTATctcataaaataaaatatctataattaaaataatatataactAACTTAACTGATTTGTTTATCTTTGCAAGCTTTGAAAATATCCAATTACTACGTCTATGTAATCACGTTTATTTTTGTCACTTAAATCACTGTTATTTTAATGTAATTttctattttatataattaatttttttttatatacaaATTTTAATTTACTGACGTTatatacacgtgcaacgcacgtatctTAAAGACTAGTATTAATTAGTTAGACCAACGGACTTCAATACTAGCTAGATGGTTAAAAAAAACTTGGTCAATGGTCATGCTAGTGGCTGTAAACTTGTACAGAACAAGTTCCAtctctctctcctttttttttatttatttaaaattcgGTTAAAAAtgtaattctatttttattttattatgcatCCGATACAAAATGTAATGCTACTGCTAGCAGACTAGAAGTGTGCGACATAGTTTCCTCAAATTTCTCAAAGTTTTGCATTTACGGAGTTGGATCACAAGATAACCCCCAGATACCTCTCAAAAGAACTTCTTTCTTCTTACCTGAAAAACAAATAGGAGCATTTATATTATTGacatctaatatatatatataaaataatttaacCTTAAATAAATTATGTGATTTTCTAGTGAAGGAGTTAGAATAAACATCTTTCCGTCCCTCTAGATCTGCCCGTCTAATGTAGCTTAGGACCAGACGATACCAACACGAATTGATTCCATGTATCTCCATTTCTTCTATTTGATTGGGAGTTTATATCTTCAGTGGCGGATTTAGTATATTAGTATTGGGTTCATCTAAATCGAATACTTTCAACGCGAAACacaaatttatatataaaaattcactaaaattataataaatagtaTATATGAActaataactttaaaaatatatattcaaTGCTAATAATCTTAAAATTAAATCCATAACACTTAAATCATGGATCCGTTTCTGCTCTCTCATGTCTTCTTCGTGTATAACGTACTAGGGGTTTATTGAATGGAGGTTTGCACTTTCCACAAGAAAATTTTGGGAGGAATTCTttctaaattctttttttttttttaattaaatggtgaaagagAAGAATGAAATTTTTATGACGTGCTCAGAAAAGCACCAAACTTTTTATGGGCTAATGAGATACTTTAACGGTATTCTAATTAATATATGAATAGTATTGGACCATCCATGCCAAACTGTAGTACTCTTATtggttttcttttattattattaaagcCACCTTCAGCGTGGTATATTAATTTTAAGGAAAAAGGTCCAAAAATGACTTTGTGGTATTCGAAATAGATCAATTATAACCCCCGTTTAAATTTGAGTCTAAAAATAACTCTGCCGTTAtaaaatgggtctaataatgccctcgtgttattcaaaatggatcaattataaccctcaTTTAAATTTGAGCTCACTAATGACCCTGCCATTAAAGAATGGGTCTAATACTGCTATTTCCCTCCGTCAATAATGATTAGGGGTgcaaatgaatatttaaaaaccgactaaaccgacatAATCGTACCGTGCCGAACagatttttaggttttttttttaataaaaccgtatgtttttatataaatctataactgtaccgataattatggtagattttttattttataaaaataaaccgaaaaaatattttgcaaaatcttttttttttcaatttgacggttcaatattttttcggttatttttataaaataaaaaatctatcataattatcggtacagttatagatttatataaaaatatacaattttattaaaaaaaacctaaaaatcagTTCGGCACGGTACGATTATGTCGGTTTAGTcagtttttaaatattcatttgcACCCCTAATCATTATTGACTGAGGGAAATAGCAGTATTAGACCCATTCTTTAATGGCAGGGTCATTAGTGAGCTCAAATTTAAATGAgagttataattgatccattttgaataatacaagggcattattagacccattttaTAACGGCAGGGTCATTTTTAGACTCAAATTTAAAtgggggttataattgatccatttcgaataccacaaggtcatttttggACCTTTAGGAGGTAACCTAATATACCTAACGCAGAGTACATATATAGGAGGTAACCTAATCTTTAGGTTTTAGTATTAAAAGAAGGGTGTACATTACTGGCTTAATTTAGTTAATTATCCGTACAATTAATTTGACACCTTCAAaatgaattaattagctaaataaCAAGTTTATTGccgatctatatatatatatatatatatatatatatatatatatatatatatatatatatatatatatatatatgtctaaaAGCATATTTATAATGAATCATAAAATCAATCTCCCCAAAAAAGGACGTTCCTTCATATTCCTTCACTTCCGTTAATAAAGCTAAACAGTACAATAATTAAGACTCCGTTATAAATAATTACGCCGCCACTATTAACAAACCTATTTGAGACTTGTTCCTAACGCCCCTAACAATTAAAGTTGTCAACCAAATAAGTGTACTACAAAGCAAATGCAATTATACAAACCCGACTACTATAACTAGTCAAGTACAAAATGTTTGATTTCTTGAAAAGCAAGTGTTTTGAAGTTGTATACAATGTTCTTATCTGGTATAGCACCGTGTTTGTTGTATAAGGTCAATGTTTTATTCTATATTTATGTCGTGTTGTTTATAATAAGTGCCTGCGAAGCGAGGGTGCAGCTCCCAAACAACGTGTTTTTTAAGGCAGTGTTTGCTTTCGGAGATTCAATTGTGGATCaaggaaataataacaatataacGACGCTAATTAAGTGTAATTTTCAGCCTTATGGTAAGGATTTCATGGGCGGAATGCCAACCGGAAGATTCAGCAATGGCAAGACACCGGCCGACTTGATAGGTACTTCAGCCGTTTCAATTTATATTTATGTGACagcaatttatttttttaaacttataattttaaatatatcataatatttgtgtgactatgaaaaatttaaaacttATGTAGTTAAATATTCTACGGAAAATAGTCAAAAATACCCCTAATGTATTGAAAATGACTCACAAATGCTTTCCGTTAAATTTTTGGTTTAAAAATACCCTTAACGTTTTATTTTTGGCTCACATATACCCTTGAAACTAACAGAACATGGATGGTAAATTTTGGCACTTTAAAATATCCATGTGGCATTTTTTAAGCTTGCCACGTGTAAATCTTATAAACAAGATTAAAACCCACCCATTTTTTTATAACCCAACCCGCCCAAGTCCCTATCATCCACCCGTTTTATTAGACTTGGATTCTTTTTTATCATCTAAAATACTCTTACAATATCTTGCcagctcaaacacaaataagaATTTTTTGATCCTTTAAGTAAAttcttaatttttttcttttgggACAAAAACTTAATTTCTTCAAACACTAGTTCTCTCCCCATTATTTCCGATGTCTTCCGCCATAAAAAATCTAATATAGATTGGTTTTATAGATTTGATCTTGAAACATGAGGATGAAGTtgaaattgttataaaaataaaattgtaaaTCGGATGTCATCTGTAATTGAAAAATTGAATTCAACTGGAATCTTTTCAACAGTTTCTCAGATTTCTCAAAACAAAGTTTAAAGAGTTCTATTGGAtatttctttttctatttcttcAACTTTCGTTTCCAGTTCTTCTAATTCACTTGTCCCGTGGCTTCATCTTATTCTTCTTCTACTACTGATTCCtctcttgttcttcttctttttagaATCTTTTATTTGTTTTACTGATTATCTATGGATAgattgaaaaaaagaaagaaagagaagatTTATGGTTATCTGACGggaagaaggagaagaatgaGATAGGTCTATTTTGCTTACCTCCATTATTGAAGTGGTCAATTCTGGAAGAAGAGGGAAGCCACCGGCGGGTTGTAGGAACTTAGGTGGGTTGGGTTGCAAGAAAATGGGTGGGTTTTAATTTTGTTTACAAGAAATACACGTGGCAAGTTTAAAATACGCCACATGGATATTTTAAAGTGCCCAGACCAAAAGGTTAACGGAGGGTATTTGTGAGTCATTTTCAATACGTTATGGGTATATTTGGCACCTTTTCCGAACATTTTATAACATTGGCGTTCGTAGTTATAAAACTTCTCATAAGGGTATAATAGATCTAGAATAGATAGTTTGAAGTTAAATTCTTTTCAAATATAGAAAAATGTCATTCTTTTTAGACGAgctaataaggaaagtgtgttATATAAATTAGAACAaagaaaatagtatttgaaaaccTATAAGTGCAAGCTAATTCGGAtctaaaatttgaattttatgagttttttttttaaaatttactcATATATATGTGTATGTATATTCTATGTCAAAATAATGGATTCAATCAAACACATAGTTAATGAGCTACATCATCCAAGTTTGACATGACTCTATAGTTGTCCCTTTCAGCTGAAGAACTGGGGATAAAAGAGTTCGTGTCAGCTTATTTAGATCCAAATTTGAAATCTGAAGATATAAAAACTGGAGTAAGCTTTGCATCCGGAGGTTGCGGATATGATCCTCAAACAGCTACTATCGGGGTAACTTCTTACTCATGATTTATCCGTTAGGTTAGAGTAATCTTTCCAATTAGCAACATTAATCATtcttgtcaaaaaaaaaaaaagtagaaaggAACACTAATCCTTGGTCCTATTTTTTTCTTATATGTATGTTAATCAGGCAGCCATACCTCTATCAACACAATTAACGCAGTTCAAGGAATATATTGTGAAGCTGAAAGGGTTAGTTGGGGAAGAAGAGGCCaactatattttgaaaaatagccTATTCCTGGTGGTTGCTGGCAGTGATGATCTTGCCAATACTTACTTCACTTATGGAGTTCGCTTGAAGCAGGATATTAACTCATATACTGATCTAATGGTGGCTGAAGCTTCTAAATTTCTCAAAGTTAGTATTTATACCTCCATGCTTACTTTCATATTTATGGTTACTTTTTATGacagagttttgaaaaatatttagcGGATGTGGGAGACTCAACACTCCTGCAACGCTCAGGTTTGCCAACAGGAGCATTGGGGGAACATCAATAAAACAAAGAATTGGGATGGATTTCGCCCTAATaccataataataaaa
This region of Nicotiana tomentosiformis chromosome 4, ASM39032v3, whole genome shotgun sequence genomic DNA includes:
- the LOC104117845 gene encoding GDSL esterase/lipase EXL3-like; this encodes MFLSGIAPCLLYKVNVLFYIYVVLFIISACEARVQLPNNVFFKAVFAFGDSIVDQGNNNNITTLIKCNFQPYGKDFMGGMPTGRFSNGKTPADLIAEELGIKEFVSAYLDPNLKSEDIKTGVSFASGGCGYDPQTATIGAAIPLSTQLTQFKEYIVKLKGLVGEEEANYILKNSLFLVVAGSDDLANTYFTYGVRLKQDINSYTDLMVAEASKFLKELYKLGARKCCIFGIPPIGYLPSQRTLAGGINRVCVQEYNEAAQLANTKFSITFDSLSKKLPQSRLVLVDIYNPLLDLILNPQKYGFEEVEKGCCGTGKIEVTLLCNKFSGTCEDDTKYIFWDSYHPTEKAYRTIVDQIINKIINSFL